A segment of the Candidatus Synechococcus calcipolaris G9 genome:
GTTGCCCATTTTAGAAGCCACCTATGGCTCCCCAGTGTGGCCCGGGGCAGGGATCACCGTCGGCGGACTCTTGGCCTGGGGCAGACGACGCTGGTTTGGGGTTTTTCTAGGGGCGGCGATCGTTAACTTTTTGGTCAAGGACGATCCCGCTTGGGCCGCCACCATTGGTACCCTAGCCGTAACTGTGGGAGTCGTCCTCACTGTTTCCGCCATGAATCAGTGGATTGGTAAAGCTCATCCCTTTGAAAGGGTTAGGAATGTCGTACTTTTTACCCTTTGCTCCCTTTTTAGCGGCACTCTGATTCAGTCCCTCGTGGGGGTCACTTTAATTTTCATTACCGAGCAACTACCCAGGGAACAATTTCTAGGATTTTTAGCCAACTGGTGGATTGGCGACAGCATCGGCGTCTTAGTGATTGCCCCAGTATTTTTTACCTGGTGCGCCCCCGCCAAGAAATTCGACTCTATCCGATATTCTCTGTTAACACCAAAACGACCCCAGGAATTCGTTATTATTTTGGCCAGCTTAGGGGCGATTGGATTAGGGGCCTTTGGCTTGAGTCAACCCGTAGATTACCTCCTATTTCCCCCCCTGCTCTGGTGTGCCTTTCGCTTTTCCGCCCAACTGACGACCCTACTCGTGGCCATTGTTGCCACCAGTGCCGCCATCTGCACCGCCTACAAACTGGGAACCTTTTATCGAGTTTTTCAAGAGAGCGAATCCCTACTCCTATTTCAGTTATTTATTGGGGTGATGGCCGTAACAGTGCTAGTGGTCTTGGGAATTGTGGCAGAAAACGAACGGGCCCAACAACAACTCAATCAACTCAACAGCGAACTAGAGCAGCGCGTCCTCGATCGCACCAGTGCCCTCCAAGCCAGTGAAGCCCGGGCCCAGGAACTCGCCACCAAAGCAGAGGCGGCAAACCAAGCCAAAAGTGCCTTTATTGCCAACATGAGTCACGAATTGCGATCGCCCCTGAATGCGGTTCTTGGCTTTTCCCAACTCATGCTCCGCAGCCGTGAGTTACCCCCAGATCAGTACGAAAATGCCGGGATCATCTATCGCAGTGGTGACTATCTTTTAACCTTAATTAATAACATTCTGGATCTATCCAAACTCGAAGCTAATAAAGCTACCCTTAATCCCCATAGCTTTGATCTGGTGCGTCTCCTCGAAGACTTGGAAGATATGCTGCATCTGCGTGCCTCCAGTGCCGGCCTAGACTTGATTTTTGAGTGGAGTGATGACCTGCCACGGTACATCTACACCGACGAAATGAAACTGCGCCAAATATTGATTAACTTACTGAGTAATGGGATTAAATTTACCAGCGCTGGGCGCGTCTGGCTTACCGTTGACCATCAACCCACCAATGACCCGGAAACCTGGCAATTGAATATCGTCGTTGGAGATACGGGACTAGGCATTGGAGCCAAGGAATTAGAGCATTTATTTGATCCATTTACCCAGGGACAAGCGGGGCGGGAAAAGCAGGAAGGTACTGGCCTGGGACTTAGTATTAGCCGCAAATTTATTCAACTGATGGGGGGCGAGATTCAGGTTGAAAGCACCCTGGGCCAGGGAACCCGTTTTTCCTTCCATATTCCGGTGCAAATCGGCACGGGAACCCTCATCGATAGTGACTCTGGGAAACAACAGGTCAAGGCCCTAGCTGCGGGGCAGCCCACCTATCGCATTTTGGTCGTGGATGATAAGGACGTGAATCGTCAACTCATGATCAAATTATTAACGCCCCTAGGCTTTGAGGTGCAAGAAGCCGCCAATGGTCGCGAGGCGATCGCCCGCTGGGAAGAATGGGATCCCCACCTGATTTGGATGGATATGCGGATGCCCGTCATGGACGGCTACGAAGCCACTAAATTTATTAAATCTACAACCAAAGGCATGGCCACCGCTGTCATTGCCCTCACCGCTAGTGTCCTGGAAGAAGAGCGGGCCGTCATTCTCTCCGCGGGTTGTGATGACTTTCTCCGCAAACCCTTTGCCGAACACACTATTTTTGATGCCCTGACAAAACACCTAGGCGTAACCTATATCTACGAAGATAGCTCTACCCCTGCCCCGCAAATGGAGGCCCAAACCCTAGAATCCTCTGAGCAGTTGGCCGGATTACCCCAAGACTGGCTCAATTCATTTTTTGAAGCGGCCCTAGAAGCGAACGGCCAAGCGGCAACTGACCTCGTGGATGCAATTCCCCCCTCCCATCAACATTTACAGGCTTCCCTAAAAACCCTAACTCGGCAGTTTCAATTTGAAACCCTTGTTAACCTAGTAGAACCACTGATGAGTTAATTTTGGGGTTCATGGTATGACTATTAAATTACAGAATAATAGTGATAATAGTATTGTGCTGAGTACCAACCCTGCCCCACAAAAAGACATTGTACTTAAATCTCCTGATTTTGGATTTTCCATGACCGCCGATGCCGCCCCATACACCGGTAAGGGAACCATCCTGCTCGTGGATGATATTCCTGAAAATCTCCAGTTACTCGGCGATATTTTAATTCGTCTCGGTTATACAGTACGCAGTGTCACCAGTGGCAAAATGGCCCTGAAAACCGTCCGGGTGAAACAGCCAGATATTATCTTGCTTGATATTAAAATGCCAGAAATGGATGGGTATCAAGTCTGCGAAGCCTTAAAAGCCGAGCCGGAATTGCAACATATTCCAGTGATTTTTATCAGTGCCCTAGATGACGTGTTGGATAAGGTCAAAGCCTTCTCCTGCGGTGGAATTGACTATATTACGAAACCCTTTCAGGTGGAAGAGGTGGTCGCTCGTATTGAAGGGCCCCTCACAATTCAACGGCAGCAAAGGCAACTGCACGAAGAAGTCAAAAAACGGCGGGAAGCCGAGGAAGTTCTCTACCAATCCCGCTCCTTACTGGCCAGTGTGTTGAATTCCTCTTTGAACGGGATTGCCGCCATGCAGGCGGTACGCAGACCTGCCACCGGGAATATTGAGGATTTTCGCTGCTTAGTAGTGAACCCAGTCATTGCCCGGGCCCTCAACCGCGATCGCGAAGAACTGGTGGGCAAAATGGGTTTTAAGCGGTTTTTGCATCAGTTTGAGATTGATCTCTTTGAGCAGTTCGTGGCGGTGGTGGAAACCGGAGAGCCGATCGCCCAGGATCTTTGCTTACAGGGACAGGACACCTTTTGGTATCACCTCACTGCCGTTAAATTAGGGGATGGGTTTGCGGTGACGCTCCAAGATATTACCGATCGCAAGTCCATTGAAGTTAAACTCCAACAGGCTAACCAAAAACTAGAAGAACTAGCCAATCTGGATGGACTCACCCAAATTGCAAACCGCCGCTGTTTTGATCAACGCATTCAAGCAGAATGGTTGCGCCTCAGCCGTGAGCAGCAGCCCCTATCGCTGATCATATTGGATATTGATGCCTTTAAGGCCTACAACGATTTCTATGGCCACTTAGCCGGAGATGACTCTTTAAGGTTAATTGCCCAGGCGATCGCCCAGACAGTGAAGCGGCCGGCAGATATGGTTGCCCGTTTTGGCGGAGAAGAATTTGTCATCCTTTTGCCTGCTACCGATAGCGAGGGAGCCATTAAGGTGGCAGAAGACGTTCAGTCCCTTATTGCCGAACTGGCCATCCCCCACAAGCAGTCCCCAATTAGTGAAATGATCACGGTCAGCTTGGGCATTGCCACCCTGATTCCTGATACGGATAGGAATTCTAACCTATTGATTGGCCGGGCGGACGAGGCCCTCTACCAAGCCAAAGATGGGGGACGAAACCGTTACATTGTCGCTTCTTCGACGAATTAAACTATCGCAAATCTCTGTTAAGCTAGAGCAGAACGGGCGGCCAATCACTGTGATGGGCCGGTTTAGACGCTATATTGTTGGCTTTACCGAACTATGGATAATCGTGGCGATCGCTTTGGAGTTGGCTTTATTGCTGGGGCTATTTTTGGGGGCGTAGTGGGATCCTTAGCCAGTATTTTGATTGTTCAGAAATTATCAGAGTCGGGCGGTGAATCCTTGGCACTGAAGGGCAAAAAAAACGCAACGGACACCCTCAATGGTAATGATGAATCCGCCATGGAAGATATTCGGATTGAGCTAGAGTCCAAAATTGCCCAGATCAACGAAGCGGTGGATGATCTTCAGCAACGACTCAGCAGTGAGCAAACCTAAGAGTAAGCAAACCTGAGGATCGGGGTCTTTACGTCTCTCCTATGATCCTGTAAGATGGAGTATTGCAGAAAAAATATTGGAGTCGTTGCCGGTCAGAATGATTAAACTCAGACTCAAACGCTACGGGAAAAAGCGTAACGCTACCTATAGAATCGTTGCCATGAACAGTCGCGATCGCCGTGATGGTCGTGCCCTTGAAGAACTCGGCTTCTATGATCCAATTCGGGATGAAACCCGCCTCAAGGTGGATGCCATTGTGCAGCGGCTACAGCAAGGGGCCCAACCCACGGAAACCGTGCGGCGCATCTTTGAAAAGGCCAATCTTTTTGAGCAGGTGAAGGCTTCATCCTAATGGTGACTGGTTCATCCCTAGAAAGCTCAGATCCTTCGGCAACAGGTTATGTAGTGCCAGATTATGCCGCGTTGGTGCGTTATCTCCTAGAGCCATTTATGGAGGCCCCCCAATCTCTGCGGCTCCATACTGAGCAGTCCCCAGCGACGGCCCGGCTCTGGATTCGTGTCGCCTTTGACGGCGAAGATAAGGGGAGAGTCTTTGGCCGCCATGGCCGAAATATCCAAGCTGTACGCACCGTGGTAACGGCGGCTGCCCAATCTGCGGGCCATTCCATTCACCTTGATATTTATGGTGAGCGAGATCAACGCAGTGACTCTAGAATAAATGATACTGACCGTTCGTCTCGGCGACCGCGTCGTCCATCCCGTCCATCTAATTCCCATCCAAGGAGGCAAAGTTAATCGCGTGTCTGAAGTGCGTTTAGGTGAAAATGAAACCATTGAGTCGGCCCTGCGTCGATTTAAGAAAAAAATCCAAAAAGCGGGTATCTTATCAGAAGTCAAACGGCGGGAACGTTACGAAAAACCCAGCCTAAGACGGAAACGGAAACAGGAGGCCGCCCGTAAACGCAACCGTTAGGCGTTGCCTATGACAGAATCCTTAACAATTGATTTAAGCAGCACCGAAAATGCGATCGCCCTGGCCGGAGAACAAGAAGCTAACTTAGCTATATTTGCCGCTCAGACTGGGGCGAAACTTGTTTTACGGGGTCAGGATCTCTACATTTCCGGTACCTCTAACCAGATCAAACTCTGCGAAAAAGTTATCCAGGATCTGGGAACCCTGTGGCGGGATGGTCGCCCCATTTCTGGGGTTGATATTCTCACCGTTCGCCATGCCATTGATACCCAGCAGCAGGATGCCCTAAAGGATCTCCAGCAAGATGTTTTAGTGCGGACGCGCCGGGGGGATGTAATTCGGGCAAAAACATTTCGGCAGCGGAAATATATTCAAGCCATTCGTCACTACACCTTAACCTTTGGGATTGGCCCGGCGGGAACCGGAAAAACCTTTTTAGCCACGGTGTTAGCGGTACAGACCCTATTGGCGGGAAAATATGAGCGTTTGATTTTAACCCGACCCGCCGTGGAAGCGGGAGAGCGTTTGGGCTTTTTACCGGGAGACCTTCAGCAAAAGATTGATCCCTACCTGCGGCCCCTCTACGATGCCCTCTATGAATTAGTGGAACCGGAAAAAATTAGTAACTTAATGGAACGGGGTGTGATTGAAGTTGCCCCCCTGGCCTACATGCGGGGGCGTACCCTCAATAATGCCTTTGTGATTTTAGATGAAGCCCAGAACACAACTCCGGCCCAGATGAAAATGGTGTTAACCCGCATTGGCTTTAACTCCTGCTTAGTGGTGACCGGGGATGTGACCCAAACGGATTTGCCCCAGCATCAGTCATCCGGCTTAACCGTGGCAGCAAAAATTCTCGCCGACGTGGATGGAATTGCCTTTTGCTACCTAACGAAGGGGGATGTGATTCGCCATCCTCTCGTGGAAAAGATTATTGATGCCTACGAGCGTTATGGGAATTAACCCTCAAATAATTAACCCTTAAAGTGCCGCTGGTAGAGCGCTTTGAAATGCTGCTGCTGGACACGATGATCGACGATCGCCGCCGGATAGTCACAGCGTTGGCGATCGAGGGGGGGGATTTGCCCTGTCAAGAGATCGGCGGTATCAATTCCCCGCAACTCCGGTAGCCATTGGCGAATGTACTCTCCTTCCCCATCAAACTTTTGGGCTTGACTTGCCGGATTAAAAATCCGTAAAGGCTTGGGGTCCATACCACTGGAGGCACTCCACTGCCACCCCCCATTATTCGAGGAGACATCCCCATCAATCAGATGTTGCATGAAGTATTTTTCGCCCCATTGGGGTTGAATCACTAGGTCTTTGGTTAAAAAACTGGCCACAATCATACGACAGCGATTATGCATCCAGCCCGTTTCATTCAGTTGGCGCATGGCCGCATCCACAATCGGGTAGCCCGTTTGCCCCTGACACCAAGCTTCAAAGTAATCTAGGCGATTTTCCCAGGGAAAGGTGGCAAAGCCGCTGCGGTAGGGCCCAGCCTCTAGTTCGGGAAACCAATACATGACGTGCTGATAAAATTCACGCCAAGCCAGTTCCTTTTGCCAGGTTTGCACACTGGCGCGGGCTTCGTCACTATTGCAAGCAGCCATGGCCTGCTCACTGGCGGCCCAAATCTGACGGATCCCCACCACGCCAAATTTAAGGGCGGGACTCAGCAGGGCCGTTCCCGGCTGGCCAGGATAGTTGCGGGCTTCGCCGTAGTCGTAAATGGCTTGAGCAGTAAACCCATCTAACTGGTTTTTTGCTGCCCGTTCCCCGGGTTCCAAAACGAAGGGCCCATCCCAATGAAATCCTAGATCCTTGGCGGTGGGGAGGGCGATCGCCCCCAATTGCTTGACCTGCTCTAACTCATCGGCGGTTAATCCCAGCAAATGGGTGGGGGCAGAGACCGGGGCCGGCTTGTCCAGGGAGACCCATTTTCGCCAAAAGGGACTATAGACGGTGTAGGGGGTGTCCTGTTGGGTGTAGACCTGATCGGGGCTGTGCATTAATTGATCCCAGCAGGTTTCCACCTTAATGCCCCTAGCTTGGAGATGATTCACCACCTGGCGATCGCGCTCCTTGGCATAGACTTCCACATCATGGTGCCAGTGAACCGCTTCTACGTTCAGGGCCTGGGCAAGGGCAGGAATGAGTTGAATTGGGCTTCCCTGAACAATCAGCAAAGTCCCCCCCAAGTGTTCATAGGATCGTTGTAATTCCTGAAGAGAGCCGATCATATAGTGAATCCGCACTGGAGCCATATCATCCCGACTCAAAATAGCTGGATCCAAGCAAAATACACCCACAACTCGCGGGGTGTGGGAGCAAGCCTGGCTCAAACCAGTATTATCGTTAATCCGCAGATCGCGGCGATGCCAAAATAAACGAAGGGGAGGCGAGGTCATTGTTTGAACGAAAACATTTTTGCCATACATGCCCGCTCAATGGGCTGTAATGTCGAGTTATCCGGGGCATCCCCTAGCTGCTGAAACTCAGCAAAGCTCATTTGATCCTGAATGCCTTGGATCATGCAGGTACAAAAACTGGTGCCGCGATTACTAAAACCTGGGGGGGCCTTTTGCTGAAATTTTTGGGTACAGTCGGTGATAAAGCTTTCTACTGCTTCGGGGGGGTAACTTTCAGCTAGGGCAGGGGCGATACCCCCAACGGCCAAGCTAAATAGGGGGGCCATGACAAAAAGAGGAACGGCAAAAAGAGATTTCATAGAAAATTAACCTGAAACTGCGGGATTGTATACATTCAGTCGATTATTTTATTCTCGCAGATCAATGGTGGCAGATCAAAAACCGCCCAACTGACTGCCGCAGGGTTCGTAAAAGGCTCGTTTTCGGAAAATTGCATAGGCAAGTGGCCATCGGCTCAAAAATCGTTAAGATTAGTAAACAATATCCGCCTTTTTATTTTGTATCTATATAAATATGCACCCTTCCGTTGCCCCAACCCTTTCCATTCCCAGCCCTCTTGAGATGAATGGTTCTCATCCAAGTCATACACTGGCTCATTTTAGCGATCGCCACATTGGCCCCAATGCCCAAGACATTGCCGAGATGCTAGAGGCCTTGGGTGCAACCGATTTAGAGACCTTCACCGATCAGGTGATTCCGGCGGCAATTCGCAGTGCCGATTCCCTGGCCCTATCAACGGCCAAGAGCGAAACCGAAGCCCTTGAAACATTACGGGCGATCGCCAGCAAAAACCAAGTGTGGCGTAGTTTTATCGGCATGGGCTATGCCAACTCTATTACGCCGGCGGTGATTCAACGCAATATTCTCGAAAATCCCGGCTGGTATACCCAATACACCCCCTACCAAGCGGAAATTGCCCAGGGTCGTTTAGAAGCACTCTTAAATTTCCAAACCCTTGTCTGTGAGTTGACGGGCCTGGACATTGCCAATGCCTCCCTATTGGATGAGGCCACCGCAGCGGCGGAAGCCATGACCATGAGCCTCAATCTCTGTAAAAATTCCCAGGCAAATTGTTTTTTAGTGGCCGCCAATTGTCATCCCCAAACCCTAGGGGTGCTGCGTACCCGGGCTAATCCCCTCGGCATTGACATCCAGGTGATTGATCCAGAAGATCCACCCACGGAATCCCCCCTGGTCTTTGGTCTGCTCTTGCAGTATCCGGCCACCGATGGGGCCCTCATTGACCATCGCCATCTGATTGAGTGGGCCCATCAGCAGGGCCTCCTGGTGACCATGGCCACGGATCTATTAGCCTTGACCCTACTAGCCCCCCCTGGAGAACTGGGGGCAGATATTGCGGTGGGTAGTAGTCAACGGTTGGGGGTTCCCTTGGGTTATGGAGGCCCCCATGCGGCCTTTGTTGCCACCCGTGCAGCCTATAAACGGAATTTACCCGGTCGCTTGGTGGGGGTGTCCAAGGATGCCATGGGTCAACGGGCCCTGCGTTTAGCACTGCAAACCCGGGAGCAACATATTCGCCGGGAAAAGGCTACGAGTAATATCTGTACGGCCCAGGTTCTGCTGGCAGTCATGGCCAGTATGTACGCGGTATACCACGGTCCCCACGGTCTGCGGGCGATCGCGCAGGGGGTCTATGATCTGACGAACCAATTAGCCCAGGGCTTGGAACAGTTGGGCTATTCTCTCAAGCACGATCACTTTTTTGATACCCTCTGGGTTTCCCTGGGTACTTTGCCCCTCGATATTCTCAAGGAGCGGGCGGCGATCGCCCAGATTAATTTACGCTATGGCGATGGGACGTGGGTGGGCATTAGTTTAGACGAAACCACCACGGAAACGGATATTCGGGATCTGCTGGGATTATTTACCCCCATTGAGCAACGGGAGTCACAAGACCCCCTAAATTGCCACCCCCTGACAATGACTGCCTCTGGGAATGGTACCGTCCCCAAGCGCATCCCACCCACCCTCACCCGAACCAGTCCCTATCTGAACCAACCCGTTTTTAATACCTACCATTCTGAGCACGGTCTCCTGCGCTATATCCACCGTCTCCAGGCTAAGGATCTATCCCTAACCACTTCGATGATTCCGCTGGGATCCTGCACGATGAAGCTGAATGCTACGGCAGAAATGATCCCCGTCAGTTGGCCCGAGTTCAGCCAAATTCACCCCTTTGCCCCCCTGGATCAGGCCCAAGGCTATCAAACGCTGTTTCACTCCCTGGAGGGAATGCTGGCGGAAATTACCGGGTTTGCCGGGGTCTCTCTCCAGCCCAATGCTGGTTCCCAGGGGGAGTATGCCGGCCTGTTAGTCATTCGCCGCTACCACCAGGAACGGGGCGATCGCCAACGCAGCCTTTGTCTAATTCCCACCTCAGCCCATGGCACCAATCCCGCCAGCGCAGTCATGGCCGGCATGGAGGTTGTCACGGTGAATTGCGATGCCCAGGGCAATATTGATCAAACCGACCTGAAACAAAAAGCTGAAGCGGCCGGCGATCGCCTAGCGGCCCTGATGATCACCTATCCCTCGACCCACGGTGTCTTTGAAGCCGGAATCCGGGAGATCTGCCAAATCATCCATGATCAGGGTGGTCAAGTCTATATGGATGGGGCAAATATGAATGCCCAGGTGGGATTATGCCGCCCCGGTGAGTTTGGCGCGGATGTGTGTCATTTGAATCTCCATAAAACCTTCTGTATTCCCCATGGTGGGGGTGGACCGGGGGTGGGGCCCATTGGCGTGAAGGCCCATTTAGTCCCCTTTTTGCCCAGTCATCCCCTAGAAGATCACCGCACCAGTATTGGCCCGGTCACGGCGGCCCCCTGGGGC
Coding sequences within it:
- a CDS encoding KH domain-containing protein translates to MVTGSSLESSDPSATGYVVPDYAALVRYLLEPFMEAPQSLRLHTEQSPATARLWIRVAFDGEDKGRVFGRHGRNIQAVRTVVTAAAQSAGHSIHLDIYGERDQRSDSRINDTDRSSRRPRRPSRPSNSHPRRQS
- the rpsU gene encoding 30S ribosomal protein S21, yielding MSEVRLGENETIESALRRFKKKIQKAGILSEVKRRERYEKPSLRRKRKQEAARKRNR
- the rpsP gene encoding 30S ribosomal protein S16; the protein is MIKLRLKRYGKKRNATYRIVAMNSRDRRDGRALEELGFYDPIRDETRLKVDAIVQRLQQGAQPTETVRRIFEKANLFEQVKASS
- a CDS encoding diguanylate cyclase domain-containing protein, whose product is MTIKLQNNSDNSIVLSTNPAPQKDIVLKSPDFGFSMTADAAPYTGKGTILLVDDIPENLQLLGDILIRLGYTVRSVTSGKMALKTVRVKQPDIILLDIKMPEMDGYQVCEALKAEPELQHIPVIFISALDDVLDKVKAFSCGGIDYITKPFQVEEVVARIEGPLTIQRQQRQLHEEVKKRREAEEVLYQSRSLLASVLNSSLNGIAAMQAVRRPATGNIEDFRCLVVNPVIARALNRDREELVGKMGFKRFLHQFEIDLFEQFVAVVETGEPIAQDLCLQGQDTFWYHLTAVKLGDGFAVTLQDITDRKSIEVKLQQANQKLEELANLDGLTQIANRRCFDQRIQAEWLRLSREQQPLSLIILDIDAFKAYNDFYGHLAGDDSLRLIAQAIAQTVKRPADMVARFGGEEFVILLPATDSEGAIKVAEDVQSLIAELAIPHKQSPISEMITVSLGIATLIPDTDRNSNLLIGRADEALYQAKDGGRNRYIVASSTN
- the gcvP gene encoding aminomethyl-transferring glycine dehydrogenase translates to MNGSHPSHTLAHFSDRHIGPNAQDIAEMLEALGATDLETFTDQVIPAAIRSADSLALSTAKSETEALETLRAIASKNQVWRSFIGMGYANSITPAVIQRNILENPGWYTQYTPYQAEIAQGRLEALLNFQTLVCELTGLDIANASLLDEATAAAEAMTMSLNLCKNSQANCFLVAANCHPQTLGVLRTRANPLGIDIQVIDPEDPPTESPLVFGLLLQYPATDGALIDHRHLIEWAHQQGLLVTMATDLLALTLLAPPGELGADIAVGSSQRLGVPLGYGGPHAAFVATRAAYKRNLPGRLVGVSKDAMGQRALRLALQTREQHIRREKATSNICTAQVLLAVMASMYAVYHGPHGLRAIAQGVYDLTNQLAQGLEQLGYSLKHDHFFDTLWVSLGTLPLDILKERAAIAQINLRYGDGTWVGISLDETTTETDIRDLLGLFTPIEQRESQDPLNCHPLTMTASGNGTVPKRIPPTLTRTSPYLNQPVFNTYHSEHGLLRYIHRLQAKDLSLTTSMIPLGSCTMKLNATAEMIPVSWPEFSQIHPFAPLDQAQGYQTLFHSLEGMLAEITGFAGVSLQPNAGSQGEYAGLLVIRRYHQERGDRQRSLCLIPTSAHGTNPASAVMAGMEVVTVNCDAQGNIDQTDLKQKAEAAGDRLAALMITYPSTHGVFEAGIREICQIIHDQGGQVYMDGANMNAQVGLCRPGEFGADVCHLNLHKTFCIPHGGGGPGVGPIGVKAHLVPFLPSHPLEDHRTSIGPVTAAPWGSASILPISWMYITMMGGAGLRLATQVAILNANYIAQRLQPYYPVLYKDHQGLVAHECILDLRPLKKTAGIEVEDVAKRLMDYGFHAPTISWPVAGTMMIEPTESETKAELDRFCEAMISIRAEIAAIENGTSDRRDNPLKQAPHPALAVTADHWPHSYPRSIAAYPSQSTQDFKFWPAVARIDNAHGDRNLVCTCLPVEAYSEQSTT
- a CDS encoding PhoH family protein, which codes for MTESLTIDLSSTENAIALAGEQEANLAIFAAQTGAKLVLRGQDLYISGTSNQIKLCEKVIQDLGTLWRDGRPISGVDILTVRHAIDTQQQDALKDLQQDVLVRTRRGDVIRAKTFRQRKYIQAIRHYTLTFGIGPAGTGKTFLATVLAVQTLLAGKYERLILTRPAVEAGERLGFLPGDLQQKIDPYLRPLYDALYELVEPEKISNLMERGVIEVAPLAYMRGRTLNNAFVILDEAQNTTPAQMKMVLTRIGFNSCLVVTGDVTQTDLPQHQSSGLTVAAKILADVDGIAFCYLTKGDVIRHPLVEKIIDAYERYGN
- a CDS encoding MASE1 domain-containing protein, which produces MAQFNWKKLYPYGFQLNRRRWWLEIGTIALLYTLFCWLVLKRLPILEATYGSPVWPGAGITVGGLLAWGRRRWFGVFLGAAIVNFLVKDDPAWAATIGTLAVTVGVVLTVSAMNQWIGKAHPFERVRNVVLFTLCSLFSGTLIQSLVGVTLIFITEQLPREQFLGFLANWWIGDSIGVLVIAPVFFTWCAPAKKFDSIRYSLLTPKRPQEFVIILASLGAIGLGAFGLSQPVDYLLFPPLLWCAFRFSAQLTTLLVAIVATSAAICTAYKLGTFYRVFQESESLLLFQLFIGVMAVTVLVVLGIVAENERAQQQLNQLNSELEQRVLDRTSALQASEARAQELATKAEAANQAKSAFIANMSHELRSPLNAVLGFSQLMLRSRELPPDQYENAGIIYRSGDYLLTLINNILDLSKLEANKATLNPHSFDLVRLLEDLEDMLHLRASSAGLDLIFEWSDDLPRYIYTDEMKLRQILINLLSNGIKFTSAGRVWLTVDHQPTNDPETWQLNIVVGDTGLGIGAKELEHLFDPFTQGQAGREKQEGTGLGLSISRKFIQLMGGEIQVESTLGQGTRFSFHIPVQIGTGTLIDSDSGKQQVKALAAGQPTYRILVVDDKDVNRQLMIKLLTPLGFEVQEAANGREAIARWEEWDPHLIWMDMRMPVMDGYEATKFIKSTTKGMATAVIALTASVLEEERAVILSAGCDDFLRKPFAEHTIFDALTKHLGVTYIYEDSSTPAPQMEAQTLESSEQLAGLPQDWLNSFFEAALEANGQAATDLVDAIPPSHQHLQASLKTLTRQFQFETLVNLVEPLMS
- a CDS encoding FAD-binding domain-containing protein, which produces MTSPPLRLFWHRRDLRINDNTGLSQACSHTPRVVGVFCLDPAILSRDDMAPVRIHYMIGSLQELQRSYEHLGGTLLIVQGSPIQLIPALAQALNVEAVHWHHDVEVYAKERDRQVVNHLQARGIKVETCWDQLMHSPDQVYTQQDTPYTVYSPFWRKWVSLDKPAPVSAPTHLLGLTADELEQVKQLGAIALPTAKDLGFHWDGPFVLEPGERAAKNQLDGFTAQAIYDYGEARNYPGQPGTALLSPALKFGVVGIRQIWAASEQAMAACNSDEARASVQTWQKELAWREFYQHVMYWFPELEAGPYRSGFATFPWENRLDYFEAWCQGQTGYPIVDAAMRQLNETGWMHNRCRMIVASFLTKDLVIQPQWGEKYFMQHLIDGDVSSNNGGWQWSASSGMDPKPLRIFNPASQAQKFDGEGEYIRQWLPELRGIDTADLLTGQIPPLDRQRCDYPAAIVDHRVQQQHFKALYQRHFKG